The genome window CGCTGGCCGGTGTTTTCATTCCTGAACCTGTCGAGTTCATCTGGAAAAGTATGAAATGTTTCAGCAGAATTCGTCGGATAGAATCCGAGAATCTGATTCATCATACGGTTCTTGATTCAAACAGAGCCGGAATTGCGGTTATTGCTCCTCTTGGACCAGGTTCAATGTCGTCCTCTTCCGAACCCGGTTCCCTTGCGGAGTATCTCTCCACCGCATGCAGACGGGAAGGATGGGAATTCGATATTTCCGGTAATACTACCAGCGATGGGGCTCCCGTATGGTTCTCCCGGGAAGTAACAACTGATCTGCTTTCAGGACTCCTGCGCATCCTTGCTCCCATGTGCCCGGACAGGTGGACGGGTCTCGAAACCGGATGGCTTGATAACACACCGGAGACTGGAACATTTTCATTTCTTCCGGGGCGGTATCATGTTCTGCGTTTCAGATTGCATGGATTGCATTTCACTGAGCATTCAGCCACTCTTGAAAAATTGAGTATTTTATTCCAGGGTTTCGGCGGCTGGCTCGCCGGATCTCCAGGAGAAGAAGTACTACAGGTTGCTCTTCCTGCTGCACGAAAGAACGAAAGGGAAATCGATGCAATAATCTACTCACCTCTGCAAGCATTCACTGAACTCTGCCTTGATGTACTTTCAAATGTCAGCTCAAAGAACTTCCTGTATACAGAATCCGCCAGAGAAATGGCTGTCAGACAGGAGAATGCCGGAGCGATTATCTGCAGACTGGATCAGAGCAACCTTCATTATGCCAATGCGCTTACTGCAAGAATCCCGGGACAACCGGTACTTGTAGCCTCCGGTTTGTCTACAGGCATTCCCTCTGTAACAACTCGTGTTACGCATCTTCAGCTTCCAGTAGATCCTGATAGCCTCTTCTCCGCTATCAGAAAAGTAATCCGGGGTTAAATATGTGGATAAGCCTGTTTATCGTATTTCTGCTGTCAGCTTCAACTCCTGAAGAGTTCCTTCATGAACTCTGTGATAATCAAATGGGAACAGATGGAGCGATCTTCTGGTCAACTCATGCATCAGCTGAGGTTCCTGACAGGTACGCCAACCCGGACTCTCTCCTGCTGTTCCTTGCTGACAAGGAAGAGCTTTCAGTCAATCCAGGATCAAGAACGAACTTCCTGAGCATCGGTGAAACATTCAGAATTGAATTCGGGAAATCATACTGGACATGGATTGATCAGGAAGGTTCTCGCCATAGAACAGAAGGGCTTGCAGTCATTGAGTGTACTCGTGGTAACTATACCTGGGTTCAGATACCTGTTCTATCTTCCAGATCAGTAAGCGCGGGAAAAAAGCAGAAGCTCATCTCTGGAATTTTAATTACGATTCTGATTCTGGTATTCACAGCAATCTCTGTAGGCTGGGCAAAACGACGATACCTTAGTTGAACCGTTCCCATTCTGAAGAAAAATCAAGAACCTGAACAGGCATTTCCTGCATTGAGAGTTCAAGGGTTACAGCATTCTCTATAAAATCCTCAAGATCTCTCTGAAGAAGAATCAGCTGTGACATGAAAACCTGATAGGCATCCAGATTCTCAATATCGTTTGAAGGCAGCTCAGAACCCGAATCGAGCTCTTCCTGCAGGTCCTTCAGTAACGAGGAGAATGCCAGCAGCATTTCCGTCGCCTGATTGATATTCGTCATTTCATCATCCTTTAGTTGATTTCCGGTATGATGGGAAAATCATGGATAGATCCCGATTCGTCAACTGCCACAGGTGTTGTTTGCTTTCCTCTGATGTATTCCAGAGATACCTTGAAAGCGGCTTCAATCTGCGGCTGGCTCCATCTATGTGCGTTCCAGACAGGATGCCAGGCTTCATCAAGTGCTACAAAAAGACCACCGTATTCTGAAGCAAGTTGAATACCTGCTTCCGGAGGTGATATCCCATCGCGGGAACCATTCATAAATACGAACCTGGTTACAGCAGAACTATTGATGTAATCTTCTTGCCGGAATGCTTCAAGTCCTCTTCTTGCGCCTGCAGGAAGCAACAGCTTCAGAATTCCTTTCCTCATGCTCCCCAGCTTCATTTGCGCAGCAGTAAAGAAGTTTCTGTAAGCTCCATGGCATATTATCCCCGCGACAGGTTCTCCAAGAATACCGGACATCTTCAGTGCAATCACACTGCCCATTGATGAACCGTATAGAATCGTTCGACCCATGGAAAACCCCATTTTCCCCCTCAGATGAGAGATCGCTCCTGCAAGGTCGTATACTTCAGCAGGTCCTCCGGAAGTAATTGGAACGGGATGTCCATCATGTCCCCGAAGGGGAACCAGAAACACCGAATATCCCATTCGGCTGAAGATCATTCCGGGTTCCGCAATCGATGTAATATTGCCATGAAGTCCGTGAATCATGATGATTAAATCCTTACCGGAGTTCAGGAAATATCCTGTCATGGGATAACCATCCAGTGAACTGAAATCAACCGGTTTCCACGGTGATTCAGGAGAGGGATATGGAACAGGCTGGCGAATACGGAATCGATTGGTGTACCCTATCAGGCCCGGCCGGGAAAACATTTTCCTGAAGATCAACCAGAAAACAATGCCTGACAATATTCCGATACTCCATCCGGTGAGAACATCAATTGGATAATGAACACCCAGGTAGATCCTGCTGAATCCGACAAGGAATGAAACCAATAATGCAAATGGAGTAAGGGGGGGGTAAGCGAGTGCAATAGTAGTTGCAAGGGCAGCAGAATTTGCTGAATGCGCTGACGGAAAAGACCTGTTGCCATGCACGTCTCCCCTGTAATTCACTTCTGCACTGATGTTCTCTTCAAAGCAGGGTCTGGATCTGGTTACGTTGCTTTTCAGATGGTAGCAGACCTGGTCTGATGCAGATGCGGCCAGGATCATGCATAGCAGAACTATTCTGGGGTTTTTTGACGCAAATGCCCGTTTCCATTTGCTGCCGCTTGAAACATATGGTTTCGTTCTGCCCCACCATAGCAGAAGCAGAATGCAACCTATCAGCAGAGGGATCCAGTTATCAACATTTGTTATCGTTCGCATTATGAATGTAAGCGGAGAAGATTCAATTCCATTTAATTTAAAGAACAGAGATGTATCCCAGGATGGCCAGAGCACTCCAGCTACTGCTAGAACTGCCACTGAATATCCAGATCCGTCCCGGACGTGACCTCTGCTACAGAAAGTGAGGTCCAAAATCCGCCGGCAGATCGCAATTCCGCTTCTGGCAAGCTTCCGGGAAATGCAACTGGCCATGATTGCTTGGCCGGGAATAGAGTATCCTCAAGTGAAGGAAGTGTATAGACACGAGCTGCGTCACACCCGCCCATAGAGGAATATGAAAATGTGAGAGAATTTCCATTTGTACACAAATCCACCGTATGGAATGCTATATCGACAGATGTCCAGATTCCATCGCTGACCATGAATTCATTCCGGCAATGAAACACAGGATCACCATCGGAGCATGAATACCCGCCGCACACCCTGGTGGGAATTCCAAGAGCACGGCAGGCAGCCGCAAAAAACGCTGATATTCCCGCAGTGTCTCCGCATTTATTTCTGCTTACACTTCTGGACAATCCCTCGTATATGTATAATCCTGTCGGAACCTCACAGATTCTCAAAGAATCAGTAATGTACCTGACAATCGATTCAACTTTTGCAAGAGGATCCGGACTGGTTCCAGATATATGTCTGGCATGAATGAACATCTCTCCAGTCGGATCAATCCATCGTGAATCCGCAAGCGCAAGGTCTATCTCAGTTGAAACACCGGGAACAGGTAAGACGATATTATCGGAATCTATGGTCATGGATTCCATCGGATAGACAGTGAATTCCTGTGAGATCTGAATAATAATATGATCAGATTCTTGCAGTACCGCAGTTCCGGAAATATATAAAACAGGTAATCTCCCAGGATCTTCAAGATTAATCTCAAGCTTCAATACATCAATACCGAATATTTGCCAGTCAGGAATAGAAGCTTCCTGTAAATTGAAATTCCCGGCGATAGGGATCCAGACATTCAGAGAATCTCCTGTATTCACAGAGATGGAGTCAATCATGAATGTCATGTTATAGGTTCCGGAAACACCATCTGAATAGGAGGAATATCCTGTATTTGATGCGCGGCTGTATACATTTCGAAGCCACGCTGAATTCCCCGGGATATACAGAAACGGTTTGTCATGTCCTGAAGCAAGTTGCTCTATTCTGAATCCGGGATACCTCAGATGCCCATCTATCCTGATTGTATCCGTTGGGGCAAGTCTTCCGAGAAACCAGGAAGCATTAATACTTTCGCCCAAAATGTCCCTGGCAAGATCGAGTGCTTCTGAAGCTGATAAGTTGTAATAATCCCTTGTCTGCTGAAGAATCTCCAGCAAGAAACCAGCATCTGTTCTCTGTTCCGAGTCAACCTCCAGAACAGCCTCAAGCACCTCCTCAGCCTGTTGATAATAGCCGTCAAGCATTAACCGGCGAGCAGTGGACACAGGATTCTGCGCAATTCCTGCAAGAGTGAGCAAAGCAAAAAGCATATTACTGATCATAAACTGCTCTCAATTTCCTGTTTGTTCTATTGTACCTTTGCTTTCCTTCCAAATCCTGTATTTTTCCAGATCTGTTCCAATGAACTTAATACACAGGCTCAGAACAAAAGCATCATCTACGTATCCAAGGAATGGGATCAAGTCCGGAATGATATCGAAAGGATTCACAAAGTACAGCAGTGTGAATGCCACAGC of Candidatus Aegiribacteria sp. contains these proteins:
- a CDS encoding phosphatase PAP2 family protein — protein: MAVLAVAGVLWPSWDTSLFFKLNGIESSPLTFIMRTITNVDNWIPLLIGCILLLLWWGRTKPYVSSGSKWKRAFASKNPRIVLLCMILAASASDQVCYHLKSNVTRSRPCFEENISAEVNYRGDVHGNRSFPSAHSANSAALATTIALAYPPLTPFALLVSFLVGFSRIYLGVHYPIDVLTGWSIGILSGIVFWLIFRKMFSRPGLIGYTNRFRIRQPVPYPSPESPWKPVDFSSLDGYPMTGYFLNSGKDLIIMIHGLHGNITSIAEPGMIFSRMGYSVFLVPLRGHDGHPVPITSGGPAEVYDLAGAISHLRGKMGFSMGRTILYGSSMGSVIALKMSGILGEPVAGIICHGAYRNFFTAAQMKLGSMRKGILKLLLPAGARRGLEAFRQEDYINSSAVTRFVFMNGSRDGISPPEAGIQLASEYGGLFVALDEAWHPVWNAHRWSQPQIEAAFKVSLEYIRGKQTTPVAVDESGSIHDFPIIPEIN
- a CDS encoding transglutaminase-like domain-containing protein, whose amino-acid sequence is MISNMLFALLTLAGIAQNPVSTARRLMLDGYYQQAEEVLEAVLEVDSEQRTDAGFLLEILQQTRDYYNLSASEALDLARDILGESINASWFLGRLAPTDTIRIDGHLRYPGFRIEQLASGHDKPFLYIPGNSAWLRNVYSRASNTGYSSYSDGVSGTYNMTFMIDSISVNTGDSLNVWIPIAGNFNLQEASIPDWQIFGIDVLKLEINLEDPGRLPVLYISGTAVLQESDHIIIQISQEFTVYPMESMTIDSDNIVLPVPGVSTEIDLALADSRWIDPTGEMFIHARHISGTSPDPLAKVESIVRYITDSLRICEVPTGLYIYEGLSRSVSRNKCGDTAGISAFFAAACRALGIPTRVCGGYSCSDGDPVFHCRNEFMVSDGIWTSVDIAFHTVDLCTNGNSLTFSYSSMGGCDAARVYTLPSLEDTLFPAKQSWPVAFPGSLPEAELRSAGGFWTSLSVAEVTSGTDLDIQWQF